Proteins encoded in a region of the Lathamus discolor isolate bLatDis1 chromosome Z, bLatDis1.hap1, whole genome shotgun sequence genome:
- the MTSS2 gene encoding protein MTSS 2 isoform X1 has product METAEKECGALGGLFQAIINDMKSSYPIWEDFNSKATKLHSQLRTTVLAAVAFLDAFQKVADMATNTRGATRDIGSALTRMCMRHRSIEAKLRQFTNALMESLINPLQDRIEDWKKTANQLDKDHAKEYKRARHEIKKKSSDTLKLQKKARKELLGKGDLQPQLDNALQDVNDMYLLLEETEKQAVRKALIEERGRFCTFITFLQPVVNGELTMLGEITHLQGIIEDLVVLTAEPHKLPPASEQVIKDLKGSDYSWSYQTPPSSPSSSSSRKSSMCSSVSSAKGGVAWPSGAQTCSPSSTYRYRSLAQPPAATTRLSSVSSHDSGFISQDAAYSKPPSPMPSDITSQKSSSSASSEASETCQSVSECSSPTSDWSKASPYDQPVVPTLQRRKDRVEHLREAEMGLPTSGYPGVVSEDAPRPRMSPATIAAKHGEEVSPAASDLAMVLTRGLSLEHQKSSRDSLQYSSGYSTQTTTPSCSEDTIPSQGSDYDCYSVNGDVECDPQSEFDKSSTIPRNSNIAQNYRRMIQTKRPASTAGLPSGTNLPAGTTPGVATIRRTPSTKPSVRRTLSNAGPIPIRPPIVPVKTPTVPDSPGYTGPTRVGSEECVFYTDDASPNPLDFAKASPKRLSLPNTAWGGGAMEISVYPGAGQHLSAEEEEDQQLAANRHSLVEKIGELVAGAHALGEGQFPFPTAVVGSGPGEETPAPPPAASMDPPAEDMLVAIRRGVRLRRTVTNDRSAPRIL; this is encoded by the exons ATGGAGACGGCTGAGAAGGAGTGCGGAGCCCTCGGCGGCCTCTTCCAAGCCATCATCAATGACATGAAG AGCTCCTACCCCATCTGGGAGGACTTCAACTCGAAGGCTACCAAGCTGCACTCCCAGCTCAG GACCACAGTGCTGGCCGCAGTTGCCTTCCTGGATGCCTTCCAGAAAGTGGCCGACATGGCCACCAACACCCGAG GTGCCACGAGGGACATTGGCTCCGCGCTGACCCGCATGTGCATGCGGCACCGCAGCATTGAGGCCAAGCTCCGGCAGTTCACCAA cGCCCTCATGGAGAGCCTGATAAACCCATTGCAGGACAGGATTGAGGACTGGAAGAAAACTGCCAACCAGCTGGACAAGGACCATGCGAAAG AGTACAAGCGAGCCCGCCACGAGATCAAGAAGAAATCCTCCGATACCCTCAAGCTCCAGAAAAAGGCTCGCAAAG AGCTACTTG GGAAGGGggacctgcagccccagctggaTAACGCGCTGCAGGACGTCAATGACATGtacctgctgctggaggagacgGAGAAGCAGGCGGTGCGCAAAGCCCTCATTGAGGAGCGGGGTCGCTTCTGCACCTTCATCACCTTCCTGCAGCCCGTGGTG AATGGGGAGCTCACCATGCTGGGAGAGATCACCCATCTGCAGGGCATCATCGAGGACCTGGTGGTGCTCACCGCCGAGCCCCACAAGCTGCCCCCTGCCAGTGAGCAG GTGATCAAGGATTTGAAGGGCTCTGACTACAGCTGGTCCTACCAGACACCCCCATCCtcacccagcagctccagctcccgcaAGTCCAGCATGTGCAG cagcgTTAGCAGTGCCAAGGGTGGCGTGGCGTGGCCCAGCGGGGCTCAGACCtgctcacccagttccacctATCGCTACCGCAGCCTGGCGCAGCCGCCCGCAGCCACCACCCGCCTCTCCAGCGTCTCTTCCCACGACTCTGGCTTCATCTCCCAGGATGCTGCTTACTCCAAACCACCTTCCCCTATGCCCTCGGACATCACCAGCCAG AAGTCCTCCAGTTCAGCATCCTCAGAGGCCTCTGAAACCTGCCAGTCAGTCAGCGAGTGCAGCTCTCCCACCTCG GACTGGTCCAAGGCCAGCCCCTATGACCAGCCGGTGGTCCCAACGCTGCAGCGGCGCAAGGACCGCGTGGAGCACCTGCGGGAAGCTGAGATGGGCTTACCCACCAGTGGGTACCCTGGCGTCGTTAGTGAGGATGCTCCCAGACCACGGATGTCCCCAGCTACCATTGCTGCCAAG CATGGGGAAGAGGTGTCCCCCGCCGCCAGTGACCTGGCCATGGTCTTGACACGGGGGCTGAGCCTGGAGCACCAGAAGAGCAGTCGGGACTCACTGCAGTACTCCAGTGGCTACAGCACACAGACCACAACCCCGTCCTGCTCTGAAGACACCATCCCTTCCCAAG gCTCTGACTACGACTGCTACTCAGTGAACGGCGATGTGGAGTGTGATCCCCAGAGCGAGTTTGACAAGTCCTCCACCATCCCTCGCAACAGCAACATCGCCCAGAACTACCGGCGGATGATCCAGACCAAGCGTCCTGCCTCCACTGCCGGGCTGCCCAGCGGCACCAACCTCCCGGCTGGCACCACCCCAGGGGTGGCCACCATCCGCCGCACACCCTCCACCAAACCCTCTGTCCGCCGTACCCTCTCCAACGCTGGCCCCATCCCCATCCGACCCCCTATTGTCCCTGTGAAGACCCCCACGGTGCCCGACTCCCCTGGCTACACTGGCCCCACACGGGTGGGCAGTGAAGAGTGCGTCTTCTACACCGACGACGCCTCGCCGAACCCCCTGGATTTTGCCAAAGCATCGCCCAAGAGGCTGAGCCTTCCCAACACCGCCTGGGGTGGTGGGGCCATGGAGATCTCTGTCTACCCTGGGGCCGGCCAGCACctctctgctgaggaagaggaggaccaACAGTTGGCTGCCAACCGTCACAGCTTGGTGGAGAAGATCGGCGAGCTGGTGGCTGGTGCACATGCCCTGGGTGAAGGCCAGTTCCCTTTCCCCACTGCCGTCGTGGGGTCTGGCCCCGGCGAGGAGACCCCCGCACCCCCCCCAGCGGCCTCCATGGACCCCCCGGCTGAAGACATGCTGGTGGCCATCCGGCGCGGGGTCCGTCTCCGCAGGACCGTCACCAACGACCGGTCGGCCCCGCGGATATTGTGA
- the MTSS2 gene encoding protein MTSS 2 isoform X8, which produces METAEKECGALGGLFQAIINDMKSSYPIWEDFNSKATKLHSQLRTTVLAAVAFLDAFQKVADMATNTRGATRDIGSALTRMCMRHRSIEAKLRQFTNALMESLINPLQDRIEDWKKTANQLDKDHAKEYKRARHEIKKKSSDTLKLQKKARKGKGDLQPQLDNALQDVNDMYLLLEETEKQAVRKALIEERGRFCTFITFLQPVVNGELTMLGEITHLQGIIEDLVVLTAEPHKLPPASEQVIKDLKGSDYSWSYQTPPSSPSSSSSRKSSMCSVSSAKGGVAWPSGAQTCSPSSTYRYRSLAQPPAATTRLSSVSSHDSGFISQDAAYSKPPSPMPSDITSQDWSKASPYDQPVVPTLQRRKDRVEHLREAEMGLPTSGYPGVVSEDAPRPRMSPATIAAKHGEEVSPAASDLAMVLTRGLSLEHQKSSRDSLQYSSGYSTQTTTPSCSEDTIPSQGSDYDCYSVNGDVECDPQSEFDKSSTIPRNSNIAQNYRRMIQTKRPASTAGLPSGTNLPAGTTPGVATIRRTPSTKPSVRRTLSNAGPIPIRPPIVPVKTPTVPDSPGYTGPTRVGSEECVFYTDDASPNPLDFAKASPKRLSLPNTAWGGGAMEISVYPGAGQHLSAEEEEDQQLAANRHSLVEKIGELVAGAHALGEGQFPFPTAVVGSGPGEETPAPPPAASMDPPAEDMLVAIRRGVRLRRTVTNDRSAPRIL; this is translated from the exons ATGGAGACGGCTGAGAAGGAGTGCGGAGCCCTCGGCGGCCTCTTCCAAGCCATCATCAATGACATGAAG AGCTCCTACCCCATCTGGGAGGACTTCAACTCGAAGGCTACCAAGCTGCACTCCCAGCTCAG GACCACAGTGCTGGCCGCAGTTGCCTTCCTGGATGCCTTCCAGAAAGTGGCCGACATGGCCACCAACACCCGAG GTGCCACGAGGGACATTGGCTCCGCGCTGACCCGCATGTGCATGCGGCACCGCAGCATTGAGGCCAAGCTCCGGCAGTTCACCAA cGCCCTCATGGAGAGCCTGATAAACCCATTGCAGGACAGGATTGAGGACTGGAAGAAAACTGCCAACCAGCTGGACAAGGACCATGCGAAAG AGTACAAGCGAGCCCGCCACGAGATCAAGAAGAAATCCTCCGATACCCTCAAGCTCCAGAAAAAGGCTCGCAAAG GGAAGGGggacctgcagccccagctggaTAACGCGCTGCAGGACGTCAATGACATGtacctgctgctggaggagacgGAGAAGCAGGCGGTGCGCAAAGCCCTCATTGAGGAGCGGGGTCGCTTCTGCACCTTCATCACCTTCCTGCAGCCCGTGGTG AATGGGGAGCTCACCATGCTGGGAGAGATCACCCATCTGCAGGGCATCATCGAGGACCTGGTGGTGCTCACCGCCGAGCCCCACAAGCTGCCCCCTGCCAGTGAGCAG GTGATCAAGGATTTGAAGGGCTCTGACTACAGCTGGTCCTACCAGACACCCCCATCCtcacccagcagctccagctcccgcaAGTCCAGCATGTGCAG cgTTAGCAGTGCCAAGGGTGGCGTGGCGTGGCCCAGCGGGGCTCAGACCtgctcacccagttccacctATCGCTACCGCAGCCTGGCGCAGCCGCCCGCAGCCACCACCCGCCTCTCCAGCGTCTCTTCCCACGACTCTGGCTTCATCTCCCAGGATGCTGCTTACTCCAAACCACCTTCCCCTATGCCCTCGGACATCACCAGCCAG GACTGGTCCAAGGCCAGCCCCTATGACCAGCCGGTGGTCCCAACGCTGCAGCGGCGCAAGGACCGCGTGGAGCACCTGCGGGAAGCTGAGATGGGCTTACCCACCAGTGGGTACCCTGGCGTCGTTAGTGAGGATGCTCCCAGACCACGGATGTCCCCAGCTACCATTGCTGCCAAG CATGGGGAAGAGGTGTCCCCCGCCGCCAGTGACCTGGCCATGGTCTTGACACGGGGGCTGAGCCTGGAGCACCAGAAGAGCAGTCGGGACTCACTGCAGTACTCCAGTGGCTACAGCACACAGACCACAACCCCGTCCTGCTCTGAAGACACCATCCCTTCCCAAG gCTCTGACTACGACTGCTACTCAGTGAACGGCGATGTGGAGTGTGATCCCCAGAGCGAGTTTGACAAGTCCTCCACCATCCCTCGCAACAGCAACATCGCCCAGAACTACCGGCGGATGATCCAGACCAAGCGTCCTGCCTCCACTGCCGGGCTGCCCAGCGGCACCAACCTCCCGGCTGGCACCACCCCAGGGGTGGCCACCATCCGCCGCACACCCTCCACCAAACCCTCTGTCCGCCGTACCCTCTCCAACGCTGGCCCCATCCCCATCCGACCCCCTATTGTCCCTGTGAAGACCCCCACGGTGCCCGACTCCCCTGGCTACACTGGCCCCACACGGGTGGGCAGTGAAGAGTGCGTCTTCTACACCGACGACGCCTCGCCGAACCCCCTGGATTTTGCCAAAGCATCGCCCAAGAGGCTGAGCCTTCCCAACACCGCCTGGGGTGGTGGGGCCATGGAGATCTCTGTCTACCCTGGGGCCGGCCAGCACctctctgctgaggaagaggaggaccaACAGTTGGCTGCCAACCGTCACAGCTTGGTGGAGAAGATCGGCGAGCTGGTGGCTGGTGCACATGCCCTGGGTGAAGGCCAGTTCCCTTTCCCCACTGCCGTCGTGGGGTCTGGCCCCGGCGAGGAGACCCCCGCACCCCCCCCAGCGGCCTCCATGGACCCCCCGGCTGAAGACATGCTGGTGGCCATCCGGCGCGGGGTCCGTCTCCGCAGGACCGTCACCAACGACCGGTCGGCCCCGCGGATATTGTGA
- the MTSS2 gene encoding protein MTSS 2 isoform X4 has protein sequence METAEKECGALGGLFQAIINDMKSSYPIWEDFNSKATKLHSQLRTTVLAAVAFLDAFQKVADMATNTRGATRDIGSALTRMCMRHRSIEAKLRQFTNALMESLINPLQDRIEDWKKTANQLDKDHAKEYKRARHEIKKKSSDTLKLQKKARKGKGDLQPQLDNALQDVNDMYLLLEETEKQAVRKALIEERGRFCTFITFLQPVVNGELTMLGEITHLQGIIEDLVVLTAEPHKLPPASEQVIKDLKGSDYSWSYQTPPSSPSSSSSRKSSMCSVSSAKGGVAWPSGAQTCSPSSTYRYRSLAQPPAATTRLSSVSSHDSGFISQDAAYSKPPSPMPSDITSQKSSSSASSEASETCQSVSECSSPTSDWSKASPYDQPVVPTLQRRKDRVEHLREAEMGLPTSGYPGVVSEDAPRPRMSPATIAAKHGEEVSPAASDLAMVLTRGLSLEHQKSSRDSLQYSSGYSTQTTTPSCSEDTIPSQGSDYDCYSVNGDVECDPQSEFDKSSTIPRNSNIAQNYRRMIQTKRPASTAGLPSGTNLPAGTTPGVATIRRTPSTKPSVRRTLSNAGPIPIRPPIVPVKTPTVPDSPGYTGPTRVGSEECVFYTDDASPNPLDFAKASPKRLSLPNTAWGGGAMEISVYPGAGQHLSAEEEEDQQLAANRHSLVEKIGELVAGAHALGEGQFPFPTAVVGSGPGEETPAPPPAASMDPPAEDMLVAIRRGVRLRRTVTNDRSAPRIL, from the exons ATGGAGACGGCTGAGAAGGAGTGCGGAGCCCTCGGCGGCCTCTTCCAAGCCATCATCAATGACATGAAG AGCTCCTACCCCATCTGGGAGGACTTCAACTCGAAGGCTACCAAGCTGCACTCCCAGCTCAG GACCACAGTGCTGGCCGCAGTTGCCTTCCTGGATGCCTTCCAGAAAGTGGCCGACATGGCCACCAACACCCGAG GTGCCACGAGGGACATTGGCTCCGCGCTGACCCGCATGTGCATGCGGCACCGCAGCATTGAGGCCAAGCTCCGGCAGTTCACCAA cGCCCTCATGGAGAGCCTGATAAACCCATTGCAGGACAGGATTGAGGACTGGAAGAAAACTGCCAACCAGCTGGACAAGGACCATGCGAAAG AGTACAAGCGAGCCCGCCACGAGATCAAGAAGAAATCCTCCGATACCCTCAAGCTCCAGAAAAAGGCTCGCAAAG GGAAGGGggacctgcagccccagctggaTAACGCGCTGCAGGACGTCAATGACATGtacctgctgctggaggagacgGAGAAGCAGGCGGTGCGCAAAGCCCTCATTGAGGAGCGGGGTCGCTTCTGCACCTTCATCACCTTCCTGCAGCCCGTGGTG AATGGGGAGCTCACCATGCTGGGAGAGATCACCCATCTGCAGGGCATCATCGAGGACCTGGTGGTGCTCACCGCCGAGCCCCACAAGCTGCCCCCTGCCAGTGAGCAG GTGATCAAGGATTTGAAGGGCTCTGACTACAGCTGGTCCTACCAGACACCCCCATCCtcacccagcagctccagctcccgcaAGTCCAGCATGTGCAG cgTTAGCAGTGCCAAGGGTGGCGTGGCGTGGCCCAGCGGGGCTCAGACCtgctcacccagttccacctATCGCTACCGCAGCCTGGCGCAGCCGCCCGCAGCCACCACCCGCCTCTCCAGCGTCTCTTCCCACGACTCTGGCTTCATCTCCCAGGATGCTGCTTACTCCAAACCACCTTCCCCTATGCCCTCGGACATCACCAGCCAG AAGTCCTCCAGTTCAGCATCCTCAGAGGCCTCTGAAACCTGCCAGTCAGTCAGCGAGTGCAGCTCTCCCACCTCG GACTGGTCCAAGGCCAGCCCCTATGACCAGCCGGTGGTCCCAACGCTGCAGCGGCGCAAGGACCGCGTGGAGCACCTGCGGGAAGCTGAGATGGGCTTACCCACCAGTGGGTACCCTGGCGTCGTTAGTGAGGATGCTCCCAGACCACGGATGTCCCCAGCTACCATTGCTGCCAAG CATGGGGAAGAGGTGTCCCCCGCCGCCAGTGACCTGGCCATGGTCTTGACACGGGGGCTGAGCCTGGAGCACCAGAAGAGCAGTCGGGACTCACTGCAGTACTCCAGTGGCTACAGCACACAGACCACAACCCCGTCCTGCTCTGAAGACACCATCCCTTCCCAAG gCTCTGACTACGACTGCTACTCAGTGAACGGCGATGTGGAGTGTGATCCCCAGAGCGAGTTTGACAAGTCCTCCACCATCCCTCGCAACAGCAACATCGCCCAGAACTACCGGCGGATGATCCAGACCAAGCGTCCTGCCTCCACTGCCGGGCTGCCCAGCGGCACCAACCTCCCGGCTGGCACCACCCCAGGGGTGGCCACCATCCGCCGCACACCCTCCACCAAACCCTCTGTCCGCCGTACCCTCTCCAACGCTGGCCCCATCCCCATCCGACCCCCTATTGTCCCTGTGAAGACCCCCACGGTGCCCGACTCCCCTGGCTACACTGGCCCCACACGGGTGGGCAGTGAAGAGTGCGTCTTCTACACCGACGACGCCTCGCCGAACCCCCTGGATTTTGCCAAAGCATCGCCCAAGAGGCTGAGCCTTCCCAACACCGCCTGGGGTGGTGGGGCCATGGAGATCTCTGTCTACCCTGGGGCCGGCCAGCACctctctgctgaggaagaggaggaccaACAGTTGGCTGCCAACCGTCACAGCTTGGTGGAGAAGATCGGCGAGCTGGTGGCTGGTGCACATGCCCTGGGTGAAGGCCAGTTCCCTTTCCCCACTGCCGTCGTGGGGTCTGGCCCCGGCGAGGAGACCCCCGCACCCCCCCCAGCGGCCTCCATGGACCCCCCGGCTGAAGACATGCTGGTGGCCATCCGGCGCGGGGTCCGTCTCCGCAGGACCGTCACCAACGACCGGTCGGCCCCGCGGATATTGTGA
- the MTSS2 gene encoding protein MTSS 2 isoform X2, translating into METAEKECGALGGLFQAIINDMKSSYPIWEDFNSKATKLHSQLRTTVLAAVAFLDAFQKVADMATNTRGATRDIGSALTRMCMRHRSIEAKLRQFTNALMESLINPLQDRIEDWKKTANQLDKDHAKEYKRARHEIKKKSSDTLKLQKKARKELLGKGDLQPQLDNALQDVNDMYLLLEETEKQAVRKALIEERGRFCTFITFLQPVVNGELTMLGEITHLQGIIEDLVVLTAEPHKLPPASEQVIKDLKGSDYSWSYQTPPSSPSSSSSRKSSMCSVSSAKGGVAWPSGAQTCSPSSTYRYRSLAQPPAATTRLSSVSSHDSGFISQDAAYSKPPSPMPSDITSQKSSSSASSEASETCQSVSECSSPTSDWSKASPYDQPVVPTLQRRKDRVEHLREAEMGLPTSGYPGVVSEDAPRPRMSPATIAAKHGEEVSPAASDLAMVLTRGLSLEHQKSSRDSLQYSSGYSTQTTTPSCSEDTIPSQGSDYDCYSVNGDVECDPQSEFDKSSTIPRNSNIAQNYRRMIQTKRPASTAGLPSGTNLPAGTTPGVATIRRTPSTKPSVRRTLSNAGPIPIRPPIVPVKTPTVPDSPGYTGPTRVGSEECVFYTDDASPNPLDFAKASPKRLSLPNTAWGGGAMEISVYPGAGQHLSAEEEEDQQLAANRHSLVEKIGELVAGAHALGEGQFPFPTAVVGSGPGEETPAPPPAASMDPPAEDMLVAIRRGVRLRRTVTNDRSAPRIL; encoded by the exons ATGGAGACGGCTGAGAAGGAGTGCGGAGCCCTCGGCGGCCTCTTCCAAGCCATCATCAATGACATGAAG AGCTCCTACCCCATCTGGGAGGACTTCAACTCGAAGGCTACCAAGCTGCACTCCCAGCTCAG GACCACAGTGCTGGCCGCAGTTGCCTTCCTGGATGCCTTCCAGAAAGTGGCCGACATGGCCACCAACACCCGAG GTGCCACGAGGGACATTGGCTCCGCGCTGACCCGCATGTGCATGCGGCACCGCAGCATTGAGGCCAAGCTCCGGCAGTTCACCAA cGCCCTCATGGAGAGCCTGATAAACCCATTGCAGGACAGGATTGAGGACTGGAAGAAAACTGCCAACCAGCTGGACAAGGACCATGCGAAAG AGTACAAGCGAGCCCGCCACGAGATCAAGAAGAAATCCTCCGATACCCTCAAGCTCCAGAAAAAGGCTCGCAAAG AGCTACTTG GGAAGGGggacctgcagccccagctggaTAACGCGCTGCAGGACGTCAATGACATGtacctgctgctggaggagacgGAGAAGCAGGCGGTGCGCAAAGCCCTCATTGAGGAGCGGGGTCGCTTCTGCACCTTCATCACCTTCCTGCAGCCCGTGGTG AATGGGGAGCTCACCATGCTGGGAGAGATCACCCATCTGCAGGGCATCATCGAGGACCTGGTGGTGCTCACCGCCGAGCCCCACAAGCTGCCCCCTGCCAGTGAGCAG GTGATCAAGGATTTGAAGGGCTCTGACTACAGCTGGTCCTACCAGACACCCCCATCCtcacccagcagctccagctcccgcaAGTCCAGCATGTGCAG cgTTAGCAGTGCCAAGGGTGGCGTGGCGTGGCCCAGCGGGGCTCAGACCtgctcacccagttccacctATCGCTACCGCAGCCTGGCGCAGCCGCCCGCAGCCACCACCCGCCTCTCCAGCGTCTCTTCCCACGACTCTGGCTTCATCTCCCAGGATGCTGCTTACTCCAAACCACCTTCCCCTATGCCCTCGGACATCACCAGCCAG AAGTCCTCCAGTTCAGCATCCTCAGAGGCCTCTGAAACCTGCCAGTCAGTCAGCGAGTGCAGCTCTCCCACCTCG GACTGGTCCAAGGCCAGCCCCTATGACCAGCCGGTGGTCCCAACGCTGCAGCGGCGCAAGGACCGCGTGGAGCACCTGCGGGAAGCTGAGATGGGCTTACCCACCAGTGGGTACCCTGGCGTCGTTAGTGAGGATGCTCCCAGACCACGGATGTCCCCAGCTACCATTGCTGCCAAG CATGGGGAAGAGGTGTCCCCCGCCGCCAGTGACCTGGCCATGGTCTTGACACGGGGGCTGAGCCTGGAGCACCAGAAGAGCAGTCGGGACTCACTGCAGTACTCCAGTGGCTACAGCACACAGACCACAACCCCGTCCTGCTCTGAAGACACCATCCCTTCCCAAG gCTCTGACTACGACTGCTACTCAGTGAACGGCGATGTGGAGTGTGATCCCCAGAGCGAGTTTGACAAGTCCTCCACCATCCCTCGCAACAGCAACATCGCCCAGAACTACCGGCGGATGATCCAGACCAAGCGTCCTGCCTCCACTGCCGGGCTGCCCAGCGGCACCAACCTCCCGGCTGGCACCACCCCAGGGGTGGCCACCATCCGCCGCACACCCTCCACCAAACCCTCTGTCCGCCGTACCCTCTCCAACGCTGGCCCCATCCCCATCCGACCCCCTATTGTCCCTGTGAAGACCCCCACGGTGCCCGACTCCCCTGGCTACACTGGCCCCACACGGGTGGGCAGTGAAGAGTGCGTCTTCTACACCGACGACGCCTCGCCGAACCCCCTGGATTTTGCCAAAGCATCGCCCAAGAGGCTGAGCCTTCCCAACACCGCCTGGGGTGGTGGGGCCATGGAGATCTCTGTCTACCCTGGGGCCGGCCAGCACctctctgctgaggaagaggaggaccaACAGTTGGCTGCCAACCGTCACAGCTTGGTGGAGAAGATCGGCGAGCTGGTGGCTGGTGCACATGCCCTGGGTGAAGGCCAGTTCCCTTTCCCCACTGCCGTCGTGGGGTCTGGCCCCGGCGAGGAGACCCCCGCACCCCCCCCAGCGGCCTCCATGGACCCCCCGGCTGAAGACATGCTGGTGGCCATCCGGCGCGGGGTCCGTCTCCGCAGGACCGTCACCAACGACCGGTCGGCCCCGCGGATATTGTGA